Proteins from one Enterobacter bugandensis genomic window:
- the fdx gene encoding ISC system 2Fe-2S type ferredoxin translates to MPKIVILPHADLCPDGAVLEAKTGETILDVALRAGIEVEHACEKSCACTTCHCIVREGFDSLAESTEDEDDMLDKAWGLEPDSRLSCQAAVTDEDLVVEFPRYTINHAREH, encoded by the coding sequence ATGCCAAAGATTGTTATTTTGCCTCATGCGGACCTCTGTCCGGATGGCGCTGTTCTGGAAGCGAAGACCGGTGAAACCATTCTCGATGTTGCCCTGCGTGCAGGTATCGAAGTGGAACACGCCTGTGAAAAATCCTGTGCCTGCACCACCTGCCACTGCATCGTGCGTGAAGGTTTTGACTCTCTCGCCGAGAGCACCGAAGACGAAGACGACATGCTGGATAAAGCATGGGGTCTGGAGCCAGACAGCCGCCTGAGCTGCCAGGCCGCGGTGACCGATGAAGATCTGGTCGTGGAATTCCCACGCTACACCATCAACCACGCACGCGAGCATTAA
- the iscX gene encoding Fe-S cluster assembly protein IscX: MGLKWTDSREIGEALYDANPDLDPKTVRFTDMHQWICDLEDFDDDPNASNEKILEAILLVWLDEAE; encoded by the coding sequence ATGGGACTGAAGTGGACAGACAGCCGTGAAATCGGCGAAGCGCTCTACGACGCGAACCCGGATCTCGATCCCAAAACCGTACGATTCACCGACATGCACCAGTGGATCTGCGATTTAGAGGATTTCGACGACGATCCAAACGCATCCAATGAAAAAATTCTGGAGGCGATTCTGTTAGTCTGGTTAGATGAAGCAGAGTAA